One window of Medicago truncatula cultivar Jemalong A17 chromosome 2, MtrunA17r5.0-ANR, whole genome shotgun sequence genomic DNA carries:
- the LOC11446838 gene encoding probable ATP-dependent RNA helicase ddx17 produces the protein MNINMCSNNGSSSACGCGSGGGGNDHGVTMWSSGLKKQQQQQQKRPRIPKRGPGVAELEKILREQESTDITTKDRGNNEGFSVSSSCLMPHYSSSSSSCLKSHPPPPPRLNSNNFPSAPKFDHVVPPTIGSMFGNTSTHSFGRNGGASARSGEHELFPVDLTSCKSKPNLNEVGEGSQSDSGNSPPRNLSSESNHGWSYPTTIQKRNNGYSPPMMNQFHGTGGNQASSGSLSIGSHNHLESPSIQNSYYNYSTRSHDEPKMAGLKRSHTSSLDNSLIPPSNFQVLPSFSRYNRPQQSSTNESHGLSSYNPTNECYRDSKWGSTLELSNKRFNSENAGSSHANFPPFVVPEVPPPPPPMHLFQNVLSKGNMFPRQIIEDKMENSYQRSESSGQDRKPFFNFLEVQGQGGATDATSGSNLGGLEGGGGGLDLSLKL, from the exons ATGAACATAAACATGTGTAGCAATAATGGTAGTAGTAGTGCTTGTGGATGTGGTAGTGGAGGAGGAGGCAATGATCATGGTGTTACCATGTGGAGTTCTGGTCTGaagaaacaacaacagcagcaacaaaAACGTCCGAGGATTCCGAAAAGAGGTCCCGGTGTTGCAGAACTTGAGAAGATCTTGAGAGAACAAGAATCTACTGACATAACAACAAAAGATAGAGGAAATAATGAAGGATTTTCAGTTTCGTCTTCGTGTTTGATGCCtcattattcttcttcttcttcttcatgtttGAAATCTCATCCACCTCCGCCACCACGGTTGAATTCAAATAATTTCCCATCAGCCCCAAAATTTGATCATGTAGTGCCACCAACCATTGGATCTATGTTTGGTAATACTAGTACTCATTCGTTCGGAAGGAATGGTGGTGCTAGTGCTAGATCTGGTGAACATGAACTATTTCCTGTGGATCTTACTTCATGTAAGTCCAAACCAAATCTTAATGAAGTTGGTGAAGGAAGCCAATCTGATTCTGGAAATTCTCCACCTAGGAATTTGTCTAGTGAATCAAATCATGGTTGGTCTTACCCTACAACAATTCAAAAGAGAAACAATGGCTATTCACCCCCCATG ATGAATCAATTTCATGGGACTGGTGGTAACCAAGCTTCTTCAGGATCATTGTCAATTGGATCACACAATCATCTAGAGTCCCCTTCAATCCAAAATTCATATTACAACTACTCAACTAGGTCACATGATGAACCAAAG ATGGCTGGCTTAAAGCGATCTCATACTTCATCTTTGGACAACTCTCTGATTCCACCATCAAATTTTCAAGTTCTTCCAAGCTTCTCTCGCTACAATAGGCCACAACAATCATCAACAAATGAAAGTCATGGTTTGAGTAGTTACAATCCCACCAATGAGTGCTACAG GGATTCCAAATGGGGTAGCACTTTGGAGCTGAGTAACAAAAGGTTCAATTCTGAGAATGCTGGCTCTAGTCATGCAAATTTTCCACCATTTGTTGTTCCTGAAGTTCCACCACCTCCACCTCCTATGcatttgtttcaaaatgttcTTTCCAAGGGGAATATGTTCCCTCGTCAAATCATTGAA gATAAAATGGAGAATTCATATCAACGTTCAGAATCAAGTGGACAAGATCGCAAACCTTTCTTTAACTTCTTAGAAGTGCAGGGACAAGGAGGGGCGACAGATGCAACAAGTGGATCAAATCTTGGAGGACTtgaaggaggaggaggtggcCTTGATCTTAGCTTGAAGCTCTAA